Proteins encoded together in one Streptomyces umbrinus window:
- a CDS encoding ISAs1 family transposase yields the protein MLVKLGPLDAGRVADLRLYFDSVPDPRSRRGRWYSLTSILLVCACAVVSGARSIDELAEWGQRASNALLTVIGIRRHLLRWRRTPSPATIGRVLGAVDGDALDRAVGAYLADRHRAATEPDQAPSPSASGRPRVIAVDGKALKGSARLTATRRHLLSAVTHGTVVTLAQVEVGAKTNETTHFQPLLAPLDLAGTVVTFDALHSVKTNISWLVEAKKAHYIAVIKTNQPTAHSQLAALPWRDIAVQHTASASGHGRRESRSIKTCAVADELGGIAFPHARLAIRVHRRRKQTGKRETRESVYAVTSLDAHQARPSELATAIRGHWGVENSSHHIRDVTFAEDASTVHAGTAPRAMATLRNLAIGVLKTLGADNIAKTTRAIRDEPQRALPILGITNDPDTYGT from the coding sequence GTGTTGGTGAAGCTGGGTCCGTTGGATGCCGGTCGGGTCGCTGACCTGCGCCTCTACTTCGACTCGGTGCCCGACCCGCGCTCCCGGCGGGGCCGGTGGTACTCGCTGACATCGATCCTGCTGGTGTGTGCCTGCGCGGTCGTCTCGGGAGCGAGGAGCATCGACGAACTCGCCGAGTGGGGCCAGCGTGCTTCGAACGCACTGCTGACAGTCATCGGGATCCGGCGCCACCTGCTCAGATGGCGGCGCACTCCGTCGCCGGCCACGATCGGCCGTGTGCTGGGGGCTGTTGACGGTGACGCCCTGGACCGGGCGGTGGGCGCCTACCTGGCCGACCGGCATCGCGCTGCCACCGAGCCCGACCAGGCGCCGTCGCCGTCCGCGTCCGGGCGGCCGCGCGTGATCGCTGTCGACGGCAAAGCACTCAAGGGATCAGCCCGTCTCACCGCGACGCGCCGGCATCTGCTCTCCGCGGTCACTCACGGCACCGTCGTGACCCTCGCCCAGGTGGAGGTCGGCGCGAAGACGAACGAAACCACACACTTCCAACCGCTCCTGGCACCGCTGGACCTGGCCGGCACCGTCGTCACCTTCGACGCCCTGCACTCGGTCAAGACGAACATCTCCTGGCTGGTCGAGGCCAAGAAGGCCCACTACATCGCCGTGATCAAGACCAACCAGCCGACCGCCCACAGCCAGCTCGCGGCCCTGCCGTGGCGGGACATCGCCGTCCAGCACACCGCCTCCGCCTCCGGGCACGGCAGGCGCGAGTCCCGCTCGATCAAGACCTGCGCCGTCGCGGACGAACTCGGCGGGATCGCCTTTCCCCACGCCCGCCTGGCCATCCGCGTCCACCGCCGCCGCAAGCAGACCGGCAAGCGCGAGACCCGTGAGAGTGTCTACGCCGTCACAAGCCTCGACGCCCACCAAGCCCGCCCCTCCGAACTGGCCACCGCGATTCGCGGGCACTGGGGAGTGGAGAACTCCTCGCACCACATCAGGGATGTCACCTTCGCCGAGGACGCCTCCACCGTCCACGCCGGAACCGCACCACGGGCCATGGCGACCCTCCGCAACCTCGCCATCGGCGTGCTGAAAACCCTCGGAGCCGACAACATCGCCAAGACCACCCGGGCGATCCGCGACGAACCCCAACGAGCACTCCCCATCCTGGGCATCACCAACGATCCGGACACCTACGGAACTTGA